A genomic window from Triticum urartu cultivar G1812 chromosome 7, Tu2.1, whole genome shotgun sequence includes:
- the LOC125521152 gene encoding protein NRT1/ PTR FAMILY 8.3-like, giving the protein MEAADEEKPLLNAQTNPQDVGSEYTSDGSVDINKRPALKGSTGRWRACYMILGVEFCECVAFFAVSRNLVTYLTTVLHESKVAAARNVSAWVGASFLTPLIGAFLADTYLGRYWTIVASLPVHILGMLVLAVSASAPASSYSGGEVHRTMVYAGLYLAALGGGGIKPCTSTFGADQFDGADPAELAKKGSFFNWYYFMINLSSLLSSTLLVWLQDNVGWGVSFAIPTALMALALAVFLGGSRVYRFREPTVSPFTSLSQVVVAALSKWRMQLPDDVSLFHELTGSSESGHMIQHTSQFRFLDKAAMMLPHSDKTCVAPPTSSWRLCTVTQVEELKILLRMFPVWASFVIFHAVTGQLSSTFIEQGMVMDNRVGGFAIPPASLSIFGVFSVLVWVPVYETVLVPLARRCTGNGKGFSQTQRLGVGFALSALTMVYSAALETKRLAVARASGLAGQNVPVPMSILWQAPSHALHGAAGVFAGIGMTEFFYDQAPCAMKSLCAAFAQLSIASGFYFNTVVLSVVAAVTTRGGAPGWIPDNLNEGHLDYFFWMMAALSLLNLAQFVHYSMRCREKTASSP; this is encoded by the exons ATGGAAGCAGCAGATGAGGAGAAGCCCCTGCTTAATGCACAGACCAATCCTCAG GATGTAGGTTCAGAATATACCAGCGATGGTTCAGTCGATATCAACAAACGGCCTGCTCTGAAGGGAAGTACAGGCCGTTGGAGGGCATGCTACATGATTTTAG GTGTTGAGTTCTGCGAATGCGTGGCCTTCTTCGCGGTCTCGAGGAACTTGGTAACCTATCTCACCACCGTGCTCCACGAAAGCAAAGTCGCCGCCGCGAGAAATGTCTCCGCCTGGGTCGGCGCCAGCTTCCTCACGCCGCTCATCGGAGCCTTCTTGGCCGACACCTACCTGGGAAGATACTGGACAATAGTTGCTTCCCTCCCAGTCCACATCCTT GGAATGCTGGTCCTCGCAGTGTCAGCATCAGCCCCAGCATCTTCCTACAGCGGCGGCGAGGTTCATCGCACCATGGTGTACGCGGGGCTCTATCTCGCcgcgctcggcggcggcggcatcaAGCCCTGCACGTCGACCTTCGGGGCCGACCAGTTCGACGGCGCCGACCCGGCGGAGCTGGCCAAGAAGGGCTCCTTCTTCAACTGGTACTACTTCATGATCAACCTCAGCTCCCTCCTGTCGAGCACGCTGCTTGTCTGGCTGCAGGACAATGTCGGGTGGGGGGTCAGCTTCGCGATCCCGACGGCGCTCATGGCCTTGGCCCTCGCAGTGTTTCTTGGTGGCTCCAGGGTGTACAGGTTTAGAGAACCCACAGTGAGCCCCTTCACCAGCCTCTCCCAGGTGGTCGTCGCGGCCCTCAGCAAGTGGCGTATGCAGCTGCCGGACGACGTCTCCCTTTTCCACGAGCTCACCGGTTCGTCTGAATCAGGCCACATGATTCAGCATACGAGTCAGTTCAG ATTCCTCGACAAGGCTGCCATGATGCTGCCCCACTCGGACAAAACATGCGTGGCGCCGCCGACGAGTTCTTGGAGGCTCTGCACGGTGACACAGGTCGAAGAGCTCAAGATACTGCTGCGGATGTTCCCCGTCTGGGCATCTTTCGTGATCTTCCACGCCGTCACCGGCCAACTGTCGTCGACGTTCATCGAGCAGGGGATGGTCATGGACAACCGCGTCGGCGGGTTCGCCATCCCGCCCGCCTCCCTCTCCATCTTCGGCGTCTTCAGCGTGCTCGTCTGGGTGCCCGTCTACGAGACCGTGCTGGTGCCGCTCGCCCGGCGCTGCACCGGCAACGGCAAGGGCTTCTCGCAGACGCAGCGGCTCGGGGTCGGCTTCGCGCTGTCCGCGCTGACCATGGTCTACTCGGCGGCGCTCGAGACGAAGAGGCTGGCGGTCGCGCGAGCCAGCGGCCTGGCCGGGCAGAACGTGCCGGTGCCGATGAGCATCCTGTGGCAGGCGCCGTCGCACGCCCTGCACGGCGCGGCGGGGGTCTTCGCCGGCATCGGCATGACGGAGTTCTTCTACGACCAGGCCCCGTGCGCCATGAAGAGCCTCTGCGCGGCGTTCGCGCAGCTCTCGATCGCGTCCGGGTTCTACTTCAACACGGTTGTGCTCAGTGTCGTGGCGGCGGTCACCACGCGTGGCGGGGCGCCTGGGTGGATCCCAGACAACCTCAACGAAGGGCATCTCGACTATTTCTTCTGGATGATGGCTGCTCTCAGCTTACTCAACCTGGCGCAGTTTGTGCACTACTCCATGCGGTGTAGAGAGAAGACAGCTTCTTCACCCTAA